AGCCTGAATAAAAATCTACGTTTGGATACACACCTTTATGTGATAGTTTTTCTAAAACATACTTTTCAACTTCTTGGGCGATGGAGTATAGATTTCTTAGCTCTTCATCTTTGATTTCTAAATTTTCTAATATTTTTTTAAGAAGTTTTGCTCTTGGGTCGTAGGTTTTATAAATTCTGTGCCCAAAGCCGGGAATTTTTTTCTTGCTTTCAAGTTTTTCATCTATATATTTTTTGACGTTTTGTAAGCTTTCTATTTCTTTAAACATTTTTATAACGTCTTCATTTGCTCCACCGTGTAATGGTCCTGACAAAGCACCGATAGCAGAAGATATAACAGTAAATGGGTCAGCCAAGGTAGAGCCAACAACAATGGCTGCAAAAGTGGATGCGTTCATGCTATGCTCTGCATGAAGAATTAAGCATTTTTCAAGAATTTCAACCTTTTCCTTAGTTGGTTTTTGTCCAAAATACATGTATAGAAAATTTTCTACATAATCAAAATCCGGATTTGGTTCTAATGGATTATCGCCGTTTCTAATTCTATTCCAATTTGCTATTATCAAAGGGATTTTTGCTAAAAGCTTTACGATGGATAGATATTGATAATCTTCATTTAAGACATTTTCTTTTTTATAAAACATTCCAAGACAAGATACGACAGATTGCAAGACTTCTATCGGATGTGCCTTTTCTGGAAAGTTTTTCATCACATCAATAATCCGAAATTTTAATCTGCTGTGAAGTTTAATATCTTTTTTAAAATTTTCATACTCGGCTTTAGATGGTAAATCTCCAAAAATTAAAAGATAGACAGTTTCTAAATATTTTGATTTTTCGAATAATTCTTCTACATCATATCCTCTGTATATAAGCTTTCCATTTTTTCCATCAAGCAAGCAAATTTTTGTATAAGCTACAGGTACATCTGCCAATCCGGGTATTATATCCATAACTAAGCCTTATGATAAGAAATCTTTTAAATGCTTTTTTAAAGCGACAGCTTTCAACTTTTTTAATGCTCTTTGTTCTAACTGTCTGACTCTTTCTCTTGATATTCCGAGCTTTTCTCCTACTTCTTCCAAAGTCTTTGGCTCTTCCCCATCTAATCCGTATCTCATTTTTATAATTTCTTTTTCCCTTTCATCTAAAACATCTAACATACTTTCCAATTCTTTATGAATTGTCTCTTCTATCAACTCTTTCTCGATATCTTCTGTTCCTTTTTTAGACAAAACATCTAATAAAGTAAAATCTTCTTCACCACCTTCACCAAGTGGCATATCAAGCGAAATTGGTAATCTAACTATTGATAGTGCATTTTTTACTTTTTTAACAGACGTATTTAATCTTTTTGCGATTTCTTCTTCCGTAGGTTCTCTTCCAAGCTCTTCTTTTAAT
This is a stretch of genomic DNA from Sulfurihydrogenibium sp. YO3AOP1. It encodes these proteins:
- a CDS encoding citrate synthase; translation: MDIIPGLADVPVAYTKICLLDGKNGKLIYRGYDVEELFEKSKYLETVYLLIFGDLPSKAEYENFKKDIKLHSRLKFRIIDVMKNFPEKAHPIEVLQSVVSCLGMFYKKENVLNEDYQYLSIVKLLAKIPLIIANWNRIRNGDNPLEPNPDFDYVENFLYMYFGQKPTKEKVEILEKCLILHAEHSMNASTFAAIVVGSTLADPFTVISSAIGALSGPLHGGANEDVIKMFKEIESLQNVKKYIDEKLESKKKIPGFGHRIYKTYDPRAKLLKKILENLEIKDEELRNLYSIAQEVEKYVLEKLSHKGVYPNVDFYSGLVYKYLGFGEDMYTSLFALARVSGWLAHWKEYITDNKLIRPTEIYIGEIDKKYNDRKV
- a CDS encoding RNA polymerase sigma factor RpoD/SigA translates to MAEQDELTTLQLYMQQMGKHPMLSPEEEKELAIRAKQGDKEALKKLVEGNLRFVVSIAKNFMGWGVPLTDLIAAGNLGLIEAAKRFDPDKNVKFISYAVWWIRQAIMQTIFQQTGAVRIPVKESLFIAKVKETYEKLKEELGREPTEEEIAKRLNTSVKKVKNALSIVRLPISLDMPLGEGGEEDFTLLDVLSKKGTEDIEKELIEETIHKELESMLDVLDEREKEIIKMRYGLDGEEPKTLEEVGEKLGISRERVRQLEQRALKKLKAVALKKHLKDFLS